The Streptomyces sp. CG4 genome window below encodes:
- the glgX gene encoding glycogen debranching protein GlgX — protein sequence MSTPDMRERIDAFPTHRIGPYRVRAGRPFPYGATPVPGGVNFSVYSDGATTMSLVLFERGGTRPSAELEFPLEFRIGSVYAMTVFGLDAENLEYGFRAAGPYAPEHGDRFDAGKVLSDPYARLISGREVWGREPDWDNVYHYRAQVLNDDFDWDGDRPLRIPAEDLVIYETHVRGFTRHPSSKVSAPGTYAGMREKIPYLRELGVNCLELLPVFEFDELDNPRTDPATGERLYNYWGYNTVSFFAPKAGYAATGPFGMQADEFKSLVKELHRAGIEVVLDVVFNHTAEGNEQGPTISFRGLDNATYYMLTPRGEYYNFSGTGNTVNCNHPVVRDFVLSCLRHWVAEYHIDGFRFDLAAILDRAPDGTPLPNPPLLEQLAHDPILRHTKLIAEAWDAAGLYQVGNFPNYGRWSEWNGKYRDTVRRFVKGEPGLVGELATRMAGSPDLYQGRTSSASVNFITAHDGFTLADLVSYNDKHNEANGEDNNDGANDNNSWNCGEEGPSASPHVRELRMRQMKNLLTILLTSQGIPMILAGDEVGRTQLGNNNTYCQDNELSWFDWGLVEANAGLLHFTQALIAFRHAHPVLRSSDHPSGTDRVGSGYPDISWHGVRAWAPDWADHGRVLAMMRCGRHAKGGSVADDHVYIAVNAHWEAHDLELPALPEGQRWHLFADTATAVHPLGAEPELQHPGRFHLGAHSAVVLVGRAAQQTTA from the coding sequence ATGAGCACCCCGGACATGCGCGAGCGCATCGACGCCTTCCCGACGCACCGGATCGGACCGTACCGGGTCAGGGCGGGACGCCCCTTCCCGTACGGCGCCACCCCGGTGCCCGGGGGCGTCAACTTCTCGGTCTACTCCGACGGCGCGACCACGATGAGTCTGGTGCTGTTCGAACGGGGAGGCACTCGGCCCAGTGCCGAACTGGAGTTCCCGCTGGAGTTCCGCATCGGCAGTGTGTACGCCATGACGGTCTTCGGGCTCGACGCGGAGAATCTGGAGTACGGCTTCCGCGCGGCCGGCCCGTACGCCCCCGAGCACGGCGATCGCTTCGACGCCGGCAAGGTGCTCAGCGACCCCTACGCGCGGCTGATCTCGGGGCGGGAGGTGTGGGGCCGGGAGCCGGACTGGGACAACGTCTACCACTACCGCGCGCAGGTGCTGAACGACGACTTCGACTGGGACGGCGACCGCCCCCTGCGGATTCCCGCCGAGGACCTCGTCATCTACGAGACACACGTGCGCGGCTTCACCCGGCACCCCTCCTCGAAGGTGTCGGCGCCGGGCACCTACGCCGGAATGCGGGAGAAGATTCCGTATCTGCGGGAGCTGGGCGTCAACTGCCTCGAACTGCTGCCGGTGTTCGAGTTCGACGAGCTGGACAATCCGCGCACCGATCCGGCCACCGGTGAACGGCTGTACAACTACTGGGGCTACAACACCGTCTCGTTCTTCGCCCCCAAGGCCGGATACGCGGCCACCGGCCCCTTCGGCATGCAGGCCGACGAGTTCAAGTCGCTGGTCAAGGAGCTGCACAGGGCCGGCATCGAAGTGGTGCTCGACGTGGTCTTCAACCACACGGCCGAGGGCAACGAACAGGGTCCGACCATCTCGTTCCGCGGACTCGACAACGCCACCTACTACATGCTCACGCCCCGCGGCGAGTACTACAACTTCAGCGGCACCGGGAACACCGTCAACTGCAACCACCCCGTGGTGCGGGACTTCGTGCTGTCCTGTCTGCGTCACTGGGTTGCCGAGTATCACATCGACGGATTCCGCTTCGACCTCGCGGCCATCCTCGACCGGGCTCCGGACGGTACTCCGCTGCCCAACCCGCCGCTGCTCGAACAGCTCGCGCACGACCCGATCCTGCGGCACACGAAGCTGATCGCCGAGGCATGGGACGCGGCGGGGCTCTACCAGGTGGGCAACTTCCCCAACTACGGCCGCTGGTCGGAGTGGAACGGCAAGTACCGCGACACGGTCCGACGCTTCGTCAAGGGGGAGCCGGGACTGGTCGGTGAGCTGGCGACCCGGATGGCCGGCTCGCCCGACCTGTACCAGGGCCGGACCTCGTCCGCGTCGGTCAACTTCATCACGGCCCACGACGGATTCACCCTGGCCGACCTCGTCTCGTACAACGACAAGCACAACGAGGCCAACGGCGAGGACAACAACGACGGCGCCAATGACAACAACAGCTGGAACTGCGGAGAGGAGGGTCCCAGCGCCTCCCCGCACGTGCGCGAGCTGAGGATGCGGCAGATGAAGAACCTGCTGACCATCCTGCTGACGAGCCAGGGCATTCCGATGATCCTGGCCGGCGACGAGGTCGGCCGCACCCAGCTCGGCAACAACAACACCTACTGCCAGGACAACGAACTGTCCTGGTTCGACTGGGGACTCGTCGAGGCCAACGCCGGGCTTCTGCACTTCACGCAAGCGCTGATCGCCTTCCGGCACGCACACCCCGTCCTGCGCTCCAGCGACCATCCGAGCGGCACGGACCGGGTCGGCAGCGGCTATCCCGACATCAGCTGGCACGGCGTCCGCGCCTGGGCACCGGACTGGGCCGACCACGGCCGGGTCCTCGCGATGATGCGGTGCGGCAGGCACGCCAAGGGCGGCAGCGTGGCCGACGACCACGTGTACATCGCCGTGAACGCGCACTGGGAGGCGCACGACCTGGAGCTGCCCGCCCTGCCGGAAGGGCAACGCTGGCACCTCTTCGCCGACACGGCCACCGCCGTTCATCCCCTCGGCGCCGAGCCGGAGCTCCAGCACCCCGGGCGTTTCCATCTGGGCGCCCACTCCGCGGTCGTCCTCGTGGGACGCGCGGCTCAGCAGACGACCGCTTGA
- a CDS encoding STAS domain-containing protein: protein MSVKVSSQVLAEATVVALEGEINSTTSGGLQSQLLPLIGPSSVVLIDLTGVSYISSAGLRTLLIVHRHAQQLKAEITLVGLSEEVSFVMSATGFLDFFRIAEDLDAELERAGR, encoded by the coding sequence ATGAGCGTCAAGGTCAGCTCACAGGTGCTCGCCGAGGCCACCGTCGTCGCCCTGGAGGGCGAGATCAACTCCACCACGTCCGGCGGGCTGCAGTCACAGTTGCTGCCGCTCATCGGACCCAGCTCCGTGGTCCTGATCGACCTCACCGGAGTCTCCTACATCTCCAGCGCCGGCCTGCGCACCCTGCTCATCGTGCACCGCCACGCCCAGCAGCTGAAGGCCGAGATCACGCTGGTCGGTCTCTCCGAGGAGGTCTCGTTCGTCATGTCCGCCACCGGATTCCTGGACTTCTTCAGGATCGCCGAGGACCTGGACGCCGAGCTGGAACGCGCGGGTCGATGA
- a CDS encoding AGE family epimerase/isomerase yields MSETSRNVDFTFSDTIAGQVTGFDSRARSFSLVTADGRFFDVGLDGGPSAELLHNLGEPYQDATAHVDELLTEGAFVLAYGIFYPHAGALRFEAKRLIFVGRDPEDFRFEEAGWWVRQIREIAGFYRKAQFGDGPIDFRAYRTEIRLGGDKTASHVQETDTISRLVYGMASAFLLTGEDEYLEVAERGTEYLREHMRFVDTDENVVYWYHGLKVDGDVETKLFTSEFSDDYDALPAYEQIYALAGPVQTYRVTGDPRIKEDADATLRLFDRFYLDPEEGGYFSHIDPILLSPHHASLGPNQARKNWNSVGDHAPAYLINLYLATGEQKYADMLEYTFDTIVERFPDLKSSPFVQERFHKDWAHDTTHGWQQNRAVVGHNLKIAWNLMRMHALRPKDVYLHTAVSLGETMPEVGSDRQRGGWYDVLERVKVDGEERFRFTWHDRKAWWQQEQAILAYLILHGVTGRLDFRSEARDAQSFYNAFFLDHDEGAVYFNTLASGLPYLLGVERLKGSHSMSMYHSAELCYLAAVYNNLLVHGKPMDFWFKPDPALFEDRVLRVAPDLLPAGTVYIASVEVDGEEHTDFNAQALTVRLPETSGRIKVKVRLQPNSRTEVRG; encoded by the coding sequence ATGTCAGAGACATCAAGGAACGTCGACTTCACGTTCTCGGACACCATCGCGGGACAGGTGACCGGGTTCGACAGCCGGGCGCGCAGCTTCTCCCTGGTCACCGCCGACGGCCGGTTCTTCGACGTCGGCCTCGACGGCGGCCCCAGCGCAGAGCTGCTGCACAACCTGGGCGAGCCCTACCAGGACGCCACCGCTCACGTGGACGAGCTGCTCACGGAGGGCGCCTTCGTCCTCGCCTACGGCATCTTCTATCCCCACGCCGGAGCGCTGCGCTTCGAAGCCAAGCGGCTCATCTTCGTGGGACGCGACCCCGAGGACTTCCGCTTCGAGGAAGCCGGCTGGTGGGTCCGCCAGATCAGGGAGATCGCCGGCTTCTACCGCAAGGCCCAGTTCGGCGACGGCCCCATCGACTTCCGCGCCTACCGTACGGAGATCAGGCTCGGCGGTGACAAGACCGCCAGCCACGTCCAGGAGACGGACACCATCTCGCGGCTCGTCTACGGCATGGCCTCCGCCTTTCTGCTCACGGGCGAGGACGAGTACCTGGAGGTCGCCGAGCGCGGCACCGAGTACCTGCGTGAGCACATGCGGTTCGTCGACACCGACGAGAACGTCGTGTACTGGTACCACGGGCTCAAGGTCGACGGCGATGTCGAGACGAAGCTGTTCACGTCCGAGTTCTCCGACGACTACGACGCGCTTCCCGCCTACGAGCAGATCTACGCGCTGGCCGGCCCCGTGCAGACCTACCGGGTCACGGGCGACCCGCGGATCAAGGAGGACGCGGACGCCACCCTCCGGCTCTTCGACCGCTTCTACCTCGACCCCGAGGAGGGCGGCTACTTCTCGCACATCGACCCGATCCTGCTCAGCCCCCACCACGCCTCGCTCGGCCCCAACCAGGCGCGCAAGAACTGGAATTCGGTCGGCGACCACGCGCCCGCGTACCTGATCAACCTGTACCTGGCGACCGGCGAGCAGAAGTACGCCGACATGCTGGAGTACACCTTCGACACGATCGTCGAGCGCTTCCCCGACCTCAAGAGCAGCCCGTTCGTGCAGGAACGATTCCACAAGGACTGGGCGCACGACACCACCCACGGGTGGCAGCAGAACCGCGCGGTCGTCGGGCACAACCTGAAGATCGCCTGGAACCTGATGCGCATGCATGCGCTGCGCCCCAAGGACGTCTATCTGCACACGGCCGTCTCCCTCGGCGAGACCATGCCCGAGGTCGGCAGCGACCGCCAGCGCGGGGGCTGGTACGACGTCCTGGAACGCGTCAAGGTGGACGGCGAGGAGAGGTTCCGCTTCACCTGGCACGACCGTAAGGCATGGTGGCAGCAGGAGCAGGCGATCCTCGCCTACCTGATCCTCCACGGTGTCACCGGGCGGCTGGACTTCCGCTCCGAGGCACGCGACGCCCAGTCGTTCTACAACGCGTTCTTCCTCGACCACGACGAGGGCGCCGTCTACTTCAACACCCTGGCCAGCGGCCTGCCCTATCTCCTCGGAGTGGAGCGCCTCAAGGGCAGCCACTCCATGTCCATGTACCACTCGGCCGAGCTGTGCTACCTGGCGGCCGTGTACAACAACCTGCTCGTCCACGGCAAGCCGATGGACTTCTGGTTCAAGCCCGACCCCGCCCTGTTCGAGGACCGCGTCCTGAGGGTCGCCCCCGACCTGCTGCCGGCCGGGACGGTGTACATCGCGTCCGTCGAGGTCGACGGCGAGGAGCACACCGACTTCAACGCGCAGGCCCTGACCGTCCGGCTGCCCGAGACCTCGGGACGGATCAAGGTCAAGGTCCGCCTCCAGCCCAACTCACGTACGGAGGTGAGGGGATGA
- a CDS encoding DJ-1/PfpI family protein: MADVPSRDGVLNGRKIAILAESDFYEPEIAYYQRRFAEEGARVDFVTRLWGNRSITFTGHEHRAPLTVTRSLEDLDESRLREYSALIVPSGMVADRLRYTEDVEQLAPAADLLRRAFARSGVVKGIICHGMWLASSIPYVVRGRKVVCHNNLLGDVRNMGANYVDQDVVVDGDLVTARTGDHCHLFARTIIDELVLRGV, encoded by the coding sequence GTGGCTGACGTACCGTCCCGTGACGGAGTGCTCAACGGACGGAAGATCGCGATCCTGGCGGAGAGCGACTTCTACGAGCCTGAAATCGCCTACTACCAGCGCCGGTTCGCGGAGGAGGGCGCCCGGGTCGACTTCGTCACCCGGCTGTGGGGCAACAGGTCGATCACCTTCACCGGTCATGAGCACCGGGCGCCGCTGACGGTGACCCGCAGCCTGGAGGACCTGGACGAGAGCCGGCTGCGCGAGTACAGCGCGCTGATCGTGCCCTCCGGTATGGTCGCCGACCGGCTGCGTTACACCGAGGACGTCGAACAGCTCGCGCCCGCGGCGGACCTGCTGCGTCGGGCCTTCGCCCGGTCGGGAGTGGTCAAGGGCATCATCTGCCACGGCATGTGGCTGGCCTCGTCGATCCCGTACGTCGTGCGCGGACGCAAGGTGGTCTGCCACAACAACCTGCTCGGCGACGTACGGAACATGGGCGCCAACTATGTCGACCAGGACGTCGTCGTCGACGGTGACCTGGTGACCGCCCGTACCGGTGACCACTGCCATCTGTTCGCCAGGACCATCATCGACGAACTCGTGCTGCGAGGGGTGTGA
- a CDS encoding thiamine pyrophosphate-binding protein, whose product MARQGNAAIIEQFIVDGIPFMFGNPGTVEQGFLDALEDYDDLQYILTLQETVAVGIADGYARATGRPALLQLHSGVGLGNAIGMLYQAKRGHSPILTIAGEAGVRYESMDAQMAADLVAMAKPVTKYATRVTDPRSVLRVLRRAMKIAMTPPMGPVFVALPLDVLDAPNTEQIVPTSAPSTRSAPAGSLVEQAARLLTGAERPLVLAGDGVSASGAQEELVRVAEQLGADIYGVNYSEVNLDVTHPLYRGDLGHMFGAVSTAAVKDADVVLIVGTYTFPEVFPDTGDPFRADARIVHVDLDDYEIAKNHPVTLGLVADPKETLRALSAQLVRKLPESDRMAAYERLQARRAARPAEPADDGSLLHAFLRELAAQVPDDVMIFDEALTASGALGAHLPGRRPGHWFSTRGGSLGVGIPGALGIKLAHPDKTVIGFTGDGGSMYTFQALYTAVRHGIGAKFVICNNRSYKLLDHNIEQYWRERDVAPHAYPTPFDLSHPDLGFAQIAGGFGVDSLRVDDHAQVGDAVKRMLADDKPFLIDLRTTEGGDRG is encoded by the coding sequence ATGGCCAGGCAGGGAAATGCGGCGATCATCGAGCAGTTCATCGTCGATGGAATCCCCTTCATGTTCGGCAATCCAGGAACCGTCGAGCAGGGATTTCTGGACGCACTGGAGGACTATGACGACCTTCAGTACATCCTGACCCTGCAGGAGACCGTCGCGGTCGGAATCGCGGACGGCTACGCCCGCGCCACGGGCCGGCCCGCGCTCCTGCAGCTGCACAGCGGCGTCGGTCTGGGCAATGCCATCGGCATGCTCTATCAGGCCAAGCGCGGTCACTCGCCGATCCTGACGATCGCCGGCGAGGCCGGGGTCCGCTACGAGTCCATGGACGCCCAGATGGCTGCCGATCTGGTCGCCATGGCGAAGCCCGTGACCAAGTACGCGACCCGGGTCACCGACCCGCGCTCGGTGCTGCGGGTGCTGCGGCGCGCGATGAAGATCGCGATGACGCCCCCGATGGGCCCGGTCTTCGTGGCACTTCCTCTCGATGTCCTCGACGCTCCCAACACCGAGCAGATCGTGCCGACGTCCGCGCCCAGCACCAGGAGCGCACCGGCCGGCTCGCTCGTGGAGCAGGCGGCGCGGCTGCTGACCGGTGCCGAGAGGCCGCTCGTCCTCGCGGGCGACGGCGTCTCGGCATCGGGCGCCCAGGAGGAACTGGTACGCGTGGCCGAACAACTGGGCGCCGACATCTACGGCGTCAACTACTCCGAGGTGAACCTGGACGTCACCCACCCGCTCTACCGCGGGGACCTCGGCCACATGTTCGGCGCGGTCAGCACTGCCGCGGTCAAGGACGCGGACGTGGTGCTGATCGTCGGCACGTACACGTTCCCCGAGGTCTTCCCCGACACCGGAGACCCCTTTCGCGCGGACGCCCGCATCGTCCACGTCGATCTCGACGACTACGAGATAGCCAAGAACCACCCTGTCACCCTCGGGCTGGTCGCCGATCCGAAGGAGACGCTGCGCGCGCTCTCCGCGCAACTGGTCCGCAAGCTGCCCGAATCGGACCGGATGGCGGCGTACGAACGGCTCCAGGCACGTCGTGCGGCACGGCCCGCCGAGCCGGCGGACGACGGCTCACTGCTCCACGCCTTCCTGCGCGAACTGGCCGCGCAGGTCCCGGACGACGTGATGATCTTCGACGAGGCGCTGACCGCCTCCGGTGCGCTGGGCGCCCATCTGCCCGGCCGCCGGCCGGGCCACTGGTTCTCGACGCGCGGCGGTTCGCTCGGTGTCGGCATACCCGGCGCGCTGGGGATCAAGCTGGCCCACCCGGACAAGACCGTCATCGGCTTCACCGGCGACGGCGGCTCCATGTACACATTCCAGGCGCTCTACACGGCCGTACGGCACGGCATCGGCGCCAAGTTCGTCATCTGCAACAACCGCAGCTACAAGCTGCTCGACCACAACATCGAGCAGTACTGGCGGGAGCGGGACGTCGCGCCGCACGCGTACCCGACGCCGTTCGACCTCTCCCATCCCGACCTGGGCTTCGCACAGATAGCCGGGGGGTTCGGGGTCGACTCCCTGCGGGTCGACGACCACGCGCAGGTGGGCGACGCGGTCAAGCGGATGCTCGCGGACGACAAGCCGTTCCTCATCGACCTGCGGACCACCGAAGGGGGAGACCGTGGCTGA
- a CDS encoding type 1 glutamine amidotransferase domain-containing protein → MPRKNAKKILVILSEYGYWGEELVGPLHHFDQRGYEVVFATPTGKRAHALPPSMDPGYIDPPLGRSVTSENVAKLTRDVDASERLDDPIDISSWIPERPYTADDDYLRELEAYHRAVDLVAQELDDYDALLIVGGSGPVVDLANNERVHQIILSFLRADKPIAAECYGVAPLAFARDWEDRKSIIWGKHVTGHCKEYDYKDGTGFLGTDFVIGPPPYPLEYILRDATGPEGRYIGNFGKETSVIVDYPFITGRSTPDSYLTGEKVVEVLEDGLRRFGW, encoded by the coding sequence GTGCCCAGGAAGAACGCCAAGAAGATCCTCGTGATTCTGTCGGAGTACGGCTACTGGGGCGAGGAGCTCGTCGGGCCTCTGCACCACTTCGACCAGCGGGGCTACGAGGTGGTGTTCGCCACCCCGACCGGCAAGCGTGCGCACGCGCTGCCGCCGTCGATGGACCCCGGGTACATCGACCCGCCGCTCGGCCGCTCGGTCACCTCCGAGAACGTCGCGAAGCTCACCCGCGACGTCGACGCCTCCGAGCGGCTGGACGACCCGATCGACATCTCCAGCTGGATTCCGGAGCGCCCCTACACGGCGGACGACGACTACCTGCGCGAGCTGGAGGCCTACCACCGGGCGGTCGACCTCGTGGCGCAGGAGCTCGACGACTACGACGCGCTGCTCATCGTCGGCGGTTCGGGACCGGTCGTCGACCTCGCCAACAACGAGCGGGTGCACCAGATCATCCTGTCCTTCCTGCGCGCCGACAAGCCGATCGCGGCCGAGTGCTACGGCGTCGCTCCGCTGGCCTTCGCGCGTGACTGGGAGGACCGCAAGTCGATCATCTGGGGCAAGCACGTCACGGGCCACTGCAAGGAGTACGACTACAAGGACGGGACCGGGTTCCTCGGTACCGACTTCGTGATCGGCCCGCCGCCGTACCCGCTGGAATACATCCTGCGCGACGCCACGGGCCCCGAGGGCCGCTACATCGGGAACTTCGGCAAAGAGACCTCGGTGATCGTGGACTACCCGTTCATCACCGGGCGTTCGACGCCTGATTCCTATCTGACCGGAGAAAAGGTCGTCGAAGTGCTCGAGGACGGCCTGCGCCGCTTCGGCTGGTGA
- a CDS encoding EthD domain-containing protein encodes MIHQFILAAPKPGMSVAEFQDYWVNVHAVRYAAKIPQIRKYMVDTVVDIKGNLGEPALPHQGIAEIFLANGEEQLASLQTEEFLQGARLDEPNWAAFWQTIVVDTTAHEIVPGPPPARGQEWVKLTVLQKRRPGLALADYRKQTLDSYASVVKGTPGLRRYLHAHTVDGAYVFGEAAFDSVEQLWFDDVNALEEALRSPYFTEEVKAARDEIVDGKYVFSLAAKENWIIGPQAR; translated from the coding sequence ATGATCCACCAGTTCATTCTGGCGGCGCCCAAGCCTGGCATGTCCGTAGCGGAATTCCAGGACTACTGGGTAAATGTCCACGCGGTGCGGTACGCGGCGAAGATTCCACAGATCCGCAAGTACATGGTCGATACGGTTGTGGACATCAAGGGAAACCTCGGTGAGCCGGCGCTGCCCCACCAGGGCATCGCCGAGATCTTCCTTGCCAATGGTGAGGAGCAACTGGCCTCGCTGCAGACCGAGGAGTTCCTCCAGGGCGCCCGCCTCGACGAACCCAACTGGGCCGCGTTCTGGCAGACCATCGTCGTGGACACCACCGCGCACGAGATCGTTCCCGGCCCCCCGCCGGCCAGAGGACAGGAGTGGGTCAAGCTCACCGTGCTGCAGAAGAGGCGCCCGGGTCTCGCCCTCGCCGACTACCGCAAGCAGACCCTCGACTCGTACGCCTCGGTCGTCAAGGGCACCCCGGGGCTGCGGCGATACCTGCACGCCCACACCGTGGACGGCGCCTACGTCTTCGGCGAAGCAGCCTTCGACAGCGTCGAGCAGCTGTGGTTCGACGACGTGAACGCCCTTGAGGAAGCGCTGCGTTCGCCCTACTTCACCGAGGAGGTGAAGGCGGCGCGCGACGAGATCGTCGACGGGAAGTACGTCTTCTCCCTCGCGGCGAAGGAGAACTGGATCATCGGCCCGCAGGCCCGCTGA
- a CDS encoding maltokinase — protein sequence MTETARRAVTPWRSGGPPAEDLDRIIDALCRLLPAWLPRQRWYAGKGHAAPEVRPLLAEAVVPGDPALVQTVFRSGDGECYQLLIGATAAPAEAGTGVPADTVIGTSRTRDGRHLTLYEAGSDPEPLSRLLDRFVAAEPSGALAFHRFPGARIPEGLRARPLTAEQSNTSVAFGDRMMLKVLRRIVPGANPELEMLAALERAGDVPSAAPLAWAETVGPFGAEPATLCILQEFVPSRGDGWSIATAEAEACVRGACDSVAPPGGFSAESFALGQATAQVHLALAQQLEARTLSPPETAELTDALMTRLDHALAEVPDITPYVRGLRTAYQDLRETVRRGNPLPVQRVHGDLHLGQVLRAADGWVLIDFEGEPGHPLAERRHPQPAVRDVAAMLRSFDYAAHHALGRILGAPPAERTSGDPRGTRLTRRASAWAVHNRRAFCAGYTAAGGRDPRTSPVLLRAFEADKAVYEVLYEARNRPEWLPIPLAAVRRLAHGNRSAG from the coding sequence ATGACCGAGACCGCTCGGCGCGCAGTGACGCCGTGGCGGTCCGGTGGGCCGCCCGCCGAGGACCTGGACCGGATCATCGACGCGCTGTGCCGGCTTCTGCCGGCCTGGCTGCCCCGGCAACGCTGGTACGCGGGCAAGGGCCATGCCGCCCCCGAGGTCCGGCCCCTCCTGGCGGAGGCCGTCGTACCGGGCGACCCCGCGCTGGTGCAGACGGTGTTCCGGTCCGGCGACGGCGAGTGCTACCAGCTCCTCATCGGGGCGACGGCCGCTCCCGCCGAGGCCGGCACGGGCGTGCCCGCCGACACCGTCATCGGCACCAGCCGTACGCGGGACGGGCGGCACCTGACGCTCTACGAGGCGGGATCCGACCCGGAACCGCTGTCGCGACTGCTCGACCGTTTCGTCGCGGCCGAGCCGAGCGGAGCGCTCGCATTCCACAGGTTTCCCGGCGCGCGGATCCCGGAGGGGCTGCGGGCCAGACCGCTCACCGCGGAGCAGTCCAACACCTCGGTGGCCTTCGGCGACCGGATGATGCTGAAGGTGCTGCGCCGAATCGTGCCGGGGGCCAATCCCGAGCTGGAGATGCTGGCCGCACTGGAGCGGGCGGGCGACGTGCCGAGCGCGGCGCCGCTGGCCTGGGCGGAGACGGTCGGCCCGTTCGGGGCCGAGCCGGCCACCTTGTGCATCCTCCAGGAGTTCGTGCCCTCGCGTGGGGACGGCTGGAGCATCGCCACCGCGGAGGCGGAGGCCTGTGTCCGTGGTGCGTGCGACTCCGTGGCGCCGCCGGGCGGTTTCTCGGCCGAGTCGTTCGCGCTGGGGCAGGCCACGGCGCAGGTGCACCTGGCGCTCGCACAGCAGCTGGAGGCCCGCACGCTGAGCCCGCCGGAGACCGCGGAGCTGACGGACGCCCTCATGACCCGGCTCGACCACGCCCTCGCCGAGGTGCCCGACATCACTCCCTACGTGCGCGGGCTGCGCACGGCGTACCAGGACCTGCGCGAGACGGTGCGGCGGGGCAACCCGCTGCCGGTCCAGCGCGTCCACGGCGACCTCCACCTCGGACAGGTCCTGAGGGCCGCGGACGGATGGGTCCTGATCGACTTCGAGGGCGAGCCCGGCCATCCCCTGGCGGAACGGCGCCATCCGCAGCCCGCGGTCCGCGATGTCGCCGCCATGCTGCGGTCCTTCGACTACGCGGCGCATCATGCGCTCGGCCGGATTCTCGGTGCCCCGCCCGCAGAACGGACCTCCGGCGATCCGCGTGGCACCCGCCTGACGCGCAGGGCCTCGGCCTGGGCCGTCCACAACAGGCGCGCCTTCTGCGCCGGTTACACCGCTGCGGGCGGCCGGGACCCGCGTACGAGCCCGGTGCTCCTGCGGGCGTTCGAGGCCGACAAAGCCGTGTACGAGGTGCTCTACGAGGCCCGCAACCGGCCCGAGTGGCTGCCCATCCCGCTCGCCGCGGTGCGCCGGCTCGCGCACGGGAACCGCTCCGCGGGCTGA
- a CDS encoding transposase, translating to MSAEDQQTLPDGVSQNAFTEVLSALRSIPRSDQRRWGELYARGLLAVPGKKTMRALANGAGSGAEQSLYQFISKSPWDADAVRRDLAGLLTERMQPRAWVVQPLVITKVGQHSVGVERQWVSQIGRVVNCQQTTSVWFASDRGSCPVDWQLALPECWTDQEDMRRRASIPTHVGSCPPEQCAVDSVSKMSRGWGLNGRPVVMDLRQTAPHRVCADLAARQIPFVVQVDASSIAPVPPEPKPAPGEPADRAGEWVGPAGLLSALHKHRMPVEWFDPMAKAVRATSVGAARVALRNVSTAGQPERLDLVLLGAWAAPGRRSPTEFWLSNLTQSQLGTVYRTAMLSRRVERDLAQVSDGLGIRDFEGRSYRGWHHHMTMVSLAHAVTALSSPRAQSLFPPTGRASLALARETKVSAA from the coding sequence GTGTCCGCAGAAGACCAGCAGACGCTTCCCGACGGCGTTTCACAGAACGCATTCACTGAGGTTCTCTCTGCGCTGCGTTCCATTCCGCGAAGTGACCAGCGCCGTTGGGGAGAGCTGTATGCGCGCGGGCTGCTCGCGGTCCCGGGAAAGAAGACCATGCGTGCTCTCGCCAATGGCGCGGGCAGTGGGGCCGAGCAGAGCCTGTACCAATTCATCAGCAAGTCGCCGTGGGACGCCGACGCGGTGCGCCGCGACCTGGCAGGGTTGCTCACCGAGCGGATGCAGCCCCGGGCCTGGGTGGTGCAGCCCCTCGTGATCACCAAGGTGGGGCAGCACTCGGTCGGCGTGGAGCGGCAGTGGGTCTCCCAGATCGGACGGGTCGTCAACTGCCAGCAGACGACGAGCGTCTGGTTCGCCTCGGACCGGGGCAGCTGCCCCGTGGACTGGCAACTGGCACTGCCCGAGTGCTGGACGGACCAGGAGGACATGCGCCGCCGCGCTTCCATCCCCACCCATGTCGGATCGTGCCCGCCGGAGCAGTGCGCCGTCGACTCGGTGAGCAAGATGTCGCGGGGCTGGGGGCTGAACGGCCGGCCGGTGGTGATGGATCTGCGGCAGACGGCACCTCATCGGGTCTGCGCCGACCTGGCGGCTCGCCAGATCCCGTTCGTCGTCCAGGTCGACGCGTCGTCCATCGCCCCGGTGCCGCCCGAGCCGAAGCCCGCGCCGGGGGAGCCCGCCGACAGGGCAGGGGAGTGGGTGGGCCCGGCCGGGCTGCTCTCCGCGCTGCACAAGCACCGCATGCCGGTGGAGTGGTTCGACCCCATGGCCAAAGCCGTGCGGGCCACCTCGGTGGGCGCTGCCCGCGTCGCCCTGCGCAACGTCTCCACCGCCGGGCAGCCGGAGCGGCTGGACCTCGTCCTGCTGGGTGCCTGGGCGGCCCCCGGCCGACGTTCCCCGACCGAGTTCTGGCTCTCCAACCTCACGCAGTCGCAGCTCGGCACCGTGTACCGCACGGCCATGCTCTCGCGGCGCGTGGAGCGCGACCTGGCGCAGGTGAGCGACGGCCTCGGCATCCGCGACTTCGAGGGCCGGTCGTACCGCGGCTGGCACCACCACATGACGATGGTGTCCCTGGCGCATGCCGTCACGGCGCTCTCGTCGCCCCGCGCGCAGAGCCTGTTCCCGCCCACGGGCCGGGCTTCGCTCGCACTGGCACGGGAGACGAAGGTGAGCGCCGCATGA